One Gordonia pseudamarae genomic window, GTGAACGGCGATCCCACCAAACTCACCTGGGAACTCTACCGCGACACGGTGATCGAGCAGGCAGAACAGGGCGTCGACTACATGACGGTGCATGCCGGCGTGCTACTGCGGTACGTACCGCTCACCGCCCGCCGGGTCACCGGCATCGTCTCGCGCGGCGGCTCGATCATGGCCGCCTGGTGTCTGGCACACCATGAGGAATCGTTCCTGTACACCCACTTCGGCGAACTGTGCGAGATCTTCGCACAGTACGACATCACCTTCTCCCTCGGTGACGGCCTGCGTCCCGGCTCCATCGCCGACGCCAACGACGAGGCCCAGTTCTCCGAGCTGCGCACCCTCGGCGAATTGACATCGATAGCGAAAAGCTATGGCGTGCAGGTGATGATCGAAGGTCCCGGACACGTGCCGATGCACAAGATCGTCGAGAACGTCCGGCTCGAGGAAGAACTGTGCGAGGAGGCACCGTTCTATACCCTCGGACCGTTGGCCACCGACATCGCACCCGCCTACGACCACATCACCTCCGCTATCGGCGCGGCCATGATCGCCCAGGCCGGCACCGCGATGCTCTGCTACGTCACCCCGAAAGAGCATCTGGGACTGCCCAACCGGGACGACGTGAAGGTCGGTGTGATCACCTACAAGATCGCCGCCCACGCCGCCGACCTGGCCAAGGCGCACCCCCGCGCCCAGGAACGCGACAACGCGCTCTCGCAGGCGCGTTTCGAGTTCCGGTGGACCGATCAGTTCAACCTGGCCCTCGACCCGGACACCGCCCGTGAATACCACGACGAGACACTGCCCGCCGAACCGGCGAAGACCGCGCACTTCTGCTCGATGTGCGGGCCCAAGTTCTGCTCGATGCGCATCAGCGCCGACGTCCGCACCTACGCCGAGGAGAACAACCTGGTGACCGCCGAGGACATCGACCGCAAGATCGCCGAGGAGATGGCGGCCAAGTCTGCGGAGTTCGCGGACCAGGGCAATCGCGTGTATCTGCCGTTGGAAGCCACCGCGACGCACTGACCTGGGCAACCGTCCCGAACCCGCCCCCCATGGAACGAAAGCACCAGTGTGACTGAACTACCCACCGCACCAACGGGTATCACGCCCGCCCGGGTCCTGACGATCGCCGGTTCGGACTCGGGTGGTGGGGCGGGCGTCCAGGCGGACATGCGCACCTTCGCCACGCTCGGCATCCACGGATGTGTCGCGATCACCGCCGTGACGGTGCAGAACTCCCTCGGGGTGCAGGGTTTTCAGGAGATCGAACCACCGATCGTCGCCGGGCAGATCACCAGCGTGGTCACCGACATCGGGATCGGCGCCGCCAAGACGGGGATGCTCGCCTCGAGCGCGATCATCGAGGCCGTCGTCGATGCCTGCACGCCGTTGGGCATCGGCGGCGACGGCACCATCCCGCTGGTGGTGGATCCGGTGTGCGCGTCGATGCACGGCGATCCCCTGCTGGCCACCGAGGCACTGGATGCGTTGCGCGACATCCTGTTCCCTATCGCCACGGTGGTAACCCCGAACCTCGACGAGGTACGGCTGATCACCGGCGTCGACGTCATCGATGACGCCTCCCAACGCGAGGCGGCCCGCGCCCTGTGTGGTCTGGGTGCCCGGTGGGCGCTGGTGAAGGGCGGGCACCTGCGGTCGTCGGCACAGAGTCCGGACCTGCTGTTCGACGGCCTTGAGTTCCACGAGTTCACCCACTCGCGGATCGACACCCCGCACGACCACGGCGCCGGTGACACCCTGTCGGCGGCGATGGCATCAGCCCTGGCACATGGCTTCTCGATGCCCGATGCGGTGGCCTTCGGCAAACAGTGGGTGACCCGCGGCCTGAAAGCGGCATACCCGCTGGGCGGCGGCCACGGCCCGGTCAACCCGTTGTGGCGAATCGGCTGAGGACTCTCGGAGGACATTCCTGGCAGTCCGCACCGTAAACTCTACGGCCATGAGCGAATCCTCCGCCGTGATCCGCGCCGTCGTCTTCGACGTCGGCGAAACCCTCGTCGACGAGTCGCGGCTATGGCTCCGGTGGGCGGACCGGCTCGGCGTCACCCCGTTGACCTTTCTCGGTGCGATCGGGGCGTGTGCGGCCACCGATCGTCCGGTCGAGGATGCCTTCGCGATCGTCCGCCCGGGTATCGACGTGGCCGCCGAGGATGCGGCGTGGGCGGCCGACGACCCGGCCGGGTTGCGCAACGGCTTCGACGCCGACGACCTGTATCCGGACGTCCGCCCGGCACTGACCCGGTTGCGGGACTCGGGTCTGCGGCTGGTGATCGCCGGCAATCAGCCGCCGCGTGCCCTCACCGCCCTGCGCGCCATGGATCTGCCGGTCGACGTGATCCGCAATTCCGCCGAACTCGGCGTCGAAAAGCCCGACCCGGGGTTCTTCGCCGCAGCCGCCGAACTGGCCGGAGTGATACCCGAACAGATCGCCTACGTCGGCGACCGCGCCGACAACGACGTCCTGCCGGCCGCCGACGCCGGCATGTGGCCCATCCTGATCCGCCGCGGACCATGGGGCTACCTGCACGCCCAGCGCCCCCAGTCGACCCGCGCAAAGATCATCGACTCCCTGCTGGAACTGCCCGCACTACTGGGATGAGCACGGCTGGGAGTTGAACACGGCTGGGGCGAAAATGGTTGGGGGTGAACACCACCGCGGCCGGCACCAACGCGGTGACCCTGATGCATACCATCTTTCGGTGAACTCGGTTGGAAAATCTACATATCCGCCGAGTTCTGTCGCGCGCTGTGGGTCCTGCCGATGAAAGCGGGAGAGCCGCAAGGGATCATCGTCGCCGGACACATCGCCTTCAACAGCCCGCGCATCGACGCGGCGCCGGCACGGACATGACCACCGAACACACCCCCGACGCCGCCGGTATCGGATTTGCCGTCCGGGCAACCAAAGACGTCGCATTCATCGGGAAAAGTGCGCTCACACAGCGACAATCGGTCGCGAAACAGGGTCCGCACCCACGGTACCGCGCACGCTCTTCCTTGACGGCCCGTCGGCAGTGATGCTAGGTAAAGAACCGGTAATCATCGACGGCGACGTGGTCGTAGACCCGTCCACGGCACCATCCGGAAGTACGGCACGCATCCGGAAGTAGCGGTCGGTGGCAACCGAGCACCCCGCGATATCGAGGACGCGACGGTTCACCGAGCCGGAACCGTCGTCGCGGCCGACACACCTCTCAGGGAAAGGCACCGCGACATGAGTTCTGCACCGAAGAGCTTTCAGCCCCCGACGAAACCCCGGATCGATCCGGCCGTCTTCGGCGTCACCGCGACGTTCGTGATCGGCTTCGTCATCTGGGGTCTGGTGGCACCGGACAACATGTCCTCGGTCACCGCCGACGCGCTGGACTGGATCACCGACAACGCGGGCTGGCTCTACATCCTCACCTCGTCGGGTTTCGTCATGTTCGCGCTCTACCTCGCATTCGGCAAATTCAGCAAGATCCCCCTCGGCAAGGACGGCGACACGCCCGAGTTCCGCACTGTCAGCTGGATCGCGATGATGTTCAGCGCGGGCATGGGGATCGGCCTGATGTTCTTCGGCTCGTACGAACCGCTGTTCCACTTCACCTCGCCCCCGCCCGGCACCACCGCCGAGGACGTGAAGGTCGCGATGGCGACCACGATGTTCCACTGGGGTTTCCATCCGTGGGCGATGTATGCGGTGGTCGGCCTGGCCATCGCGTACAGCACCTACCGGCTGGGCCGCACGCAATTGTTCAGCGCGGTGTTCGCACCACTGATGGGTAGCCAGGCCAACGGCCCCGGCGGCAAGGTGATCGACATCCTGGCGATCTTCGCGACGCTGTTCGGGACCGTCGCCTCGCTCGGCCTGGGCGCCATGCAGATCGGCTCGGGCATGACCAAGTCCGGCTGGGTCGACAATCCGTCGACGGCACTGCTCGTGGCCATCATCGCGGTTCTCACCGCCTGCTTCGTGGCGTCCGCGGTGTCGGGCGTGGCCAAGGGCATCCAGTGGCTGTCCAACACCAACATGGTGCTGGCCATCGTGCTCGCGGTGTTCGTCTTCGTGGTCGGTCCCACCCTGTTCATCCTCAACCTGCTGCCCACCTCACTCGGCTCCTACTTCAACGACCTCACGTCGATGTCGGCCCGGTCCTCGGCCACCACCGACGCCGACAGCTGGCTCGCCGGCTGGACCATTTTCTACTGGGCGTGGTGGGTGTCGTGGACCCCGTTCGTCGGCCTGTTCCTGGCCAAGATCTCCAAGGGCCGCACCATTCGCGAGTTCATCGTCGGCGTGATGGTGGTCCCGTCGACCGTGTCTCTGGTGTGGTTCGCCGTGTTCGGCGGCACCGCCATCCGACAGTTCAGCACCGGCACCCTGCAGTTCGACCCCGATACCGCGGCCTCGGAGGACACCCTGTTCGACGTCCTCGATCATCTGCCGATCACCGGCATCGCCTCGACACTGGTGATGATCCTCGTCGCGATCTTCTTTGTCTCCGGTGCCGACTCGGCGTCGCTGGTGATGGGAACGCTGTCCGAACGCGGCTCCCACCATCCGAGCCGGACGGTCACCATCTTCTGGGGATCGCTGACCGGCATCGTCGCGGCCGTCCTGCTCGCGGCCAGCGGCGACGACGGCCTCAACGGCATCAAGCAGATGGCGATCATCGCGGCGCTGCCGTTCGTGGTGGTCATGGTCGGCATGTGCCTGTCGCTGTACCTGGATCTGCGCAGGGATCCGCTCATCGTCGCCCGCTCGCACTACCTCGGGAAGTTCGACGATCACGTGCGTACCAGCGCCGCCACGTTCAGCGAGACAGGCGAACTCGGCGTGGTCACCGTCGACCCGGAAACCGGCGTGATCGCCCCGGTGGAGTCCGACGGCCGGCCGGCGGCGAACGGTCACGTGTCCACGTCCACGGACGGGACGCCCACACCCTGACGCCCCTTCCCTGACGCCTGTGCCCGCGACCACACCGGCGATGTGACCGCGGCGCCGCATGGCTGTCGTCACCGGACGGATCGCTGTCGCCACCTGACGGTATTTTGGAATGTATCCGTGCCGGGCCGTCGGCGTCTTCGACGTAGGAGGGGATCTACGTGGCTTCGCCGCTGACCAAGGAACTGTTCAGCCGCTGTGTCGAACGGTCACCGGCGGACAGTCCCGAGGTGGCGCGCGTCCGCAAGGTCCTCGATTCGATCGACTCCGCGATGGCGGCCACGGCCTTCGGCCAATACACCGCGACCAACCGGCCGCAACCGCCCCTCGGCAACCCGTGGAACGACGCGTACGCGGCGAACCACATGATGGAGTGGGCCAGGACGGCAGCCAGACGTGCCCGCGAACGTCGGGCGCTGCAGGCCGCCCGAACGGCCAACCCGTGGCCGTTCGGCGCTGAGGGTGTTCGCGCCCACGGCTCCCTGCCCGGCGATTCCGGGATGATGCGCCCGGAGCCCGAACTGCTCGGCACCGCCGTGCTACTGGCCAACTTCATCAAACTCACCTACGCCGTGCGAAGCGGCATGGTCAACGGACCGATGCTCGTGGGGCAGGTCGATGACACCGTGCACGCGACCAGCCATCAGTGCCATCGCATCTGGTTCCTGCGCACCACCATCGAACGGCCCGAATCGAACTCCGATGTGGCCCGTGCCCTCAACCAGGCCATCAACGAACGCCTGTCCCGGGTCGGCCGAAACTGGGACGAGCTACTGGAGAACGTGTCCCGCCTGGCCGATCTGGCCGGGCAGTGCAGCCACTACAGCGAGATGCTGCGCGATTCCGAACGTCACCAACGACTGCTGGCCCACTACGACAACGCGGGGGCGGACACCGGCGCGCACCGCGCCGAGGCTCTCGATGCGATGAACGGCAACCTGGCCGCGCAGATCGAGTTCATCAACGACACCGCGCGGCGCGTCGCCAACACCCTGCTGTAGCGGCGCCCGGGCACCCAGGCCACCGGTGTAGCCGATCCGTAGCGCAATTCTGTGATTGCCGTCACAATATGAGCATGACTGACACGGGTGTTCTCGCGAAAATCGAGGAAGAGGCGGCCCAGTACCTGTCGGCCGGCGAGTGGGCGCACGCGCTGGCCGAATACTCGGTGCTACGGGAGATCCGTTCGCGGCGGGAAGGCCCGTACTCGATCACCTACCTGTCCAACCTGCACGACTGCGTGCGCTGCATGTCGCAGCTGGCGCTGTGGTCCGACAGCGACCAGGCATGCCGGGAGTTGCACAACAAGTACGTGCGCACACACGGCCGGTCCGAGGCCCAGACCGTCGATGTCGCCAAGCATTGGGCGTGGGCCCTGGTGCATCTCGGTCAACTCCCACCCGCGACCGGCCTATACCTGATGACCGCCGACGCCCTCTGGGACACCGATCCCGCCCAGGCCCGCCAACTGCTCGGCGCGGCCGCCGCCTACCGCGCCCGCACGGGGATGGACACACCCGCGTCCCCCCGGCCGCTGCTGCACGAACCGGCCGTGACCGCGGCCCTGGCCGATCTCACCACCTGGCTGGCCGATGCCGCGACCGATGACGATCTTCACCTCACCATCGACGGTCTCGCCGCCGACGACCCCGGTCCATCACCACACTGAGCTACCCCGATCCGGGTTCCCTCGCTCCGTCAGTCGATCCCATCACCGGATGAGACGGCGCCGATCCCTCGCGCACCCCCGTGCAACAGCCCTGGGGCCACTTGCATAGTGTGCGAAGAGAGACCGATTGAGGAGTGCCCGATTGAGCAGTGCCATGACCGACGGACCCAAGATGGCGTTCTTCACCGAGGAAGACGGCCACTACCTGCCGCTTCCGCTGGCCCGCAGCCTCTGGGGCGCCGACACCCTCACCGGTCCCGCCGTGTGCGGTATCGCCGCGCGCGCCGCCGAAACAGCATACGGCCGAGACGGCTTCCGTCCCGCCCGGTTCACCGTCGACCTGTTCAAGGTGGCCCGCGGGCTACCCACCCGGACCGTTGCCCGAGTCCTGCGCGACGGCGGCCGCATCCGGGTCGTCGAGGTCGACGTCCTGCAGGACAGGCCGTCCGGCGACGAGGTGCTCGTGGCCCGCGGCAGCACCGTGTTCCTGAAGGAGTCGGTCAACCCGCCGGGTGGGCGGTGGTTCAACCCCGCAGACGACACCATCGCCGCCGACGTCCCCACCCCCGAACAGCAGGAGGCCGCGGCCGGTGCCCTCACCGGCGAAGGTCCGTGGGATCCGGCGCTCGCGCCGTGGTTCTTCTCCGGCAGCACCTGGTCCAATGACATGGGTGCCAATCAGACCGACCTCCGGAAGGGTGTGTGGAGCCGGTCGGCGGCCGTCGTCGCCGGTGCACCGCCCACCCCGTTCGAACGCACCGTCATGGCCGCCGAATCGACGAGCCTGATGGGCAACTGGGGCACCGAGGGGATCGCCTTCATCAACTGTGACCTGACCGTCGCACTCAGCCGGCTGCCCGTCGACGCCGGCCGCATCCATGTGCGCGCCGAATCGCACACCGAACACGACGGCATCTCCACCTCGTCGACCGGCCTCTACGACGCCGAGGGCCGCTTCGCCACCGGACTGGTGACCGCCGTCAACAACGTCGCCGCGCAGATCGACTTCGCGACCGTCGACATGCAAGGCCACTACGCAGAAAGCTGAACGTGCCCCGCACCCACGGTCGGGAGCGGGGCACGCACGGCGAATCGGCCCTCAGACCGCCGGCGCCGCAGGCTTCTTGGGGAGGGTGAACAGGTTGACGATGCTGATGACGATCAGCATGATCGCCGACACCCAGACGAGGGTGGCCAGCGCGACCCAGGAGAAGGCGATCATCACGATGCCGGCGATCACCGACACGATGCCCGAGACGACCATCAGCCACTTGGGTGCGTACGGGGTGTCGGTAGCGGCGAAGATG contains:
- the thiD gene encoding bifunctional hydroxymethylpyrimidine kinase/phosphomethylpyrimidine kinase, giving the protein MTELPTAPTGITPARVLTIAGSDSGGGAGVQADMRTFATLGIHGCVAITAVTVQNSLGVQGFQEIEPPIVAGQITSVVTDIGIGAAKTGMLASSAIIEAVVDACTPLGIGGDGTIPLVVDPVCASMHGDPLLATEALDALRDILFPIATVVTPNLDEVRLITGVDVIDDASQREAARALCGLGARWALVKGGHLRSSAQSPDLLFDGLEFHEFTHSRIDTPHDHGAGDTLSAAMASALAHGFSMPDAVAFGKQWVTRGLKAAYPLGGGHGPVNPLWRIG
- a CDS encoding BCCT family transporter — its product is MSSAPKSFQPPTKPRIDPAVFGVTATFVIGFVIWGLVAPDNMSSVTADALDWITDNAGWLYILTSSGFVMFALYLAFGKFSKIPLGKDGDTPEFRTVSWIAMMFSAGMGIGLMFFGSYEPLFHFTSPPPGTTAEDVKVAMATTMFHWGFHPWAMYAVVGLAIAYSTYRLGRTQLFSAVFAPLMGSQANGPGGKVIDILAIFATLFGTVASLGLGAMQIGSGMTKSGWVDNPSTALLVAIIAVLTACFVASAVSGVAKGIQWLSNTNMVLAIVLAVFVFVVGPTLFILNLLPTSLGSYFNDLTSMSARSSATTDADSWLAGWTIFYWAWWVSWTPFVGLFLAKISKGRTIREFIVGVMVVPSTVSLVWFAVFGGTAIRQFSTGTLQFDPDTAASEDTLFDVLDHLPITGIASTLVMILVAIFFVSGADSASLVMGTLSERGSHHPSRTVTIFWGSLTGIVAAVLLAASGDDGLNGIKQMAIIAALPFVVVMVGMCLSLYLDLRRDPLIVARSHYLGKFDDHVRTSAATFSETGELGVVTVDPETGVIAPVESDGRPAANGHVSTSTDGTPTP
- a CDS encoding HAD family hydrolase; protein product: MSESSAVIRAVVFDVGETLVDESRLWLRWADRLGVTPLTFLGAIGACAATDRPVEDAFAIVRPGIDVAAEDAAWAADDPAGLRNGFDADDLYPDVRPALTRLRDSGLRLVIAGNQPPRALTALRAMDLPVDVIRNSAELGVEKPDPGFFAAAAELAGVIPEQIAYVGDRADNDVLPAADAGMWPILIRRGPWGYLHAQRPQSTRAKIIDSLLELPALLG
- the thiC gene encoding phosphomethylpyrimidine synthase ThiC translates to MDTRLSTTSSTPTNGPSDDGRQSITTGPIAGSHKQYIDADGLRVPQRRIELTNGDHLDVYDTSGPYTDPTADIDVERGLPPVRDSWHRPEPVAAGPETGPTRLASTQLSWARAGIITDEMRFVAAREGFDPEVVREEVAAGRAVIPANHRHPESEPMIIGKRFAVKVNANIGNSAVRSDISEEVEKMVWATRWGADTIMDLSTGKEIHLTREWIMRNSPVPVGTVPIYQALEKVNGDPTKLTWELYRDTVIEQAEQGVDYMTVHAGVLLRYVPLTARRVTGIVSRGGSIMAAWCLAHHEESFLYTHFGELCEIFAQYDITFSLGDGLRPGSIADANDEAQFSELRTLGELTSIAKSYGVQVMIEGPGHVPMHKIVENVRLEEELCEEAPFYTLGPLATDIAPAYDHITSAIGAAMIAQAGTAMLCYVTPKEHLGLPNRDDVKVGVITYKIAAHAADLAKAHPRAQERDNALSQARFEFRWTDQFNLALDPDTAREYHDETLPAEPAKTAHFCSMCGPKFCSMRISADVRTYAEENNLVTAEDIDRKIAEEMAAKSAEFADQGNRVYLPLEATATH
- a CDS encoding acyl-CoA thioesterase domain-containing protein — translated: MTDGPKMAFFTEEDGHYLPLPLARSLWGADTLTGPAVCGIAARAAETAYGRDGFRPARFTVDLFKVARGLPTRTVARVLRDGGRIRVVEVDVLQDRPSGDEVLVARGSTVFLKESVNPPGGRWFNPADDTIAADVPTPEQQEAAAGALTGEGPWDPALAPWFFSGSTWSNDMGANQTDLRKGVWSRSAAVVAGAPPTPFERTVMAAESTSLMGNWGTEGIAFINCDLTVALSRLPVDAGRIHVRAESHTEHDGISTSSTGLYDAEGRFATGLVTAVNNVAAQIDFATVDMQGHYAES